GGCCATTGTTTTGCCTTTTGAGTTAAGGATGATTTATTATACCTGCAAGGCTACAACAAACAGTACACAtgtaacctttggcaatatatgcacaagtAGCTGCCTAAGAAGCACGTGTACGGGTACGAGTACGTTGATATggcaaaacctaaaaaatgcaAGATACGGGTACGGTTGGGGTACGTCTATaacaaatgtatttttataaCTTGAGCAATGTTCTACACGTAACAATTACACTTCAACTAAAGGAAATAGCTAAATGACTTACACAATTAGGAATCTAACATCAAATAGTAGTCTAACACCAAACTAAAGGTacaaatcaaattttaatgcCATTAAACTAAAGAACCTTCAGACCAAAAATCGTTATTGTACCCAATCCTGCTAAGCATAGAAAAAGAAAGTCTTATCGACTTAGTTTCATCTGTGTTGGGTACGGCTTGATATATATTGCCCTCAAGGTTGTCAAATCGAGAATCGAATTGACCCTTTACTGAATCGTGAATCAAATCGAACCGTGGATCATAACAATTCaatccaaattttgaaaataaactgGAAATTGTATCTTCACACTTACATAATAAAGATACATtgtaacattaaaaaaaatttagtttaaaTTCGTATTAAAGTTTTTTCCCTATTACTAATGGATGATCACATGTTCTAATAGGAAAGACACTTGCACATATAGGGAAATAAATACTCCGTACTATAGTAAAATGGATATGTGCATATAGATGTTAAAGATTCATTATAAAAATGAAAGCTTAGCCTCAACGCAATAAAAGTTTGTAGCCTGGTAGGTACGAAACTATGTAGGTCGGTTCGAGGGTCTTAGCCCTATCTCGGTCTATGATTTAGAAGGTACACGATCTAAAAAGATCGATTTGTGAGACAATGCatccatatatacatatatatatatatacatatatatatatacgaggctgttccggggacacttaaaaaaaacccttaaaaaaaccccaagttcccgatcgaattttgatgatccgagccgctcaatgtaatcagaacgtgattttaagagtgcccgtgagaaatcagcaaaaaaaatgacccggaagggcttcatccgtacagttttttattgaactttattgaacggttcaataaaaaactgctcaaatcaagcccttcccggttagtttttttgccaatttctcgcgggcacccttaaaatcatgttctgaacacattgagcggctcagatcatcaaaatttgatcgggaactatgagattaagatttggagggtttttttaagtgtccctggaaccgccctatatatatatcatcCTCAACAATATTTGCAGGTACTTGTATAATTACcttctagcaaaaaaattgTAACATTTCAAAGACGTTGAGCACATCTATTGACTCACATCGTAACAAATTATGAAAacattaccaaaataaaatacagaaCTCATAGTGTAAGGTATCTTAGTTGTAAATAACTTTAGAATGACTATTTAATCTTTAATAAGAATGAGGAAATAAGGGTTAACATGCTCCGAATCAAAATAAATGCCAATATTAACAAATTTTGCAAATTTGGTTCATATTAGTGGAAAACAACATTACCGTGATTCACCTATAGATTTGTACCTTTTTTTGCATGAATCGTACGATTCGCCACTGATTCTATATAAACCTTAATTCACCTATAGATTTGTATCTCTTTTGCGTGAATCGAATTGGGAATTGTATCCTGAATCATACGATTTTGACAACGATGATTGCGGCAATTCTGGGGTATGGCAAAAGTCGAGGAGAAAAGTTTCCGTACGTGTTTCATGTACCTAGCACAGATTTAGAAGTTGCCATGTACCGGTACCTGGTATGTTACGGGTATGGGTACACCGGGGTTTTGGAAGTTCCCATGCTTCATATGTGGCTGCCCTCAGAAAGTGAAGGAACTCAAGGGACGTTATGCCGTTGAACCATTCCCCAAGTCAAAGCTTTAAATCATTCCAAGAAAAACCATTGAACGAAATTTAGTAGTTCATTCAAAGTGTAGATAAGTCtatgttttgaatcttttgattaCATTGTTGCCTATGATTCTCACCTAAGAAGCACAAACACGTCTATTATGTGAGAATCTTCATCTATTATGGCTTATGGATATGGAAAACACCGCCAATTAAGCTTTGTTTCAGCTCTTTTCATATCCTAAAATCCGTGATGTGTTGGCATGTTTTCTATCCTACTTGACCCCTTACAATGTTGTGTCCTTCCATAAAAATTAAGTCAAGGTATTTAGTTTTGTGATTGATTTCGGGTGAAAAAGATCTAGCTGGATAGTTTCTGTTGCAGACTTGTTGCTTCCAGATTCTTGGACCTGATATTTTCATCAGAGTTGATTTATTCCATGTACATTTTCGGTCTCCCCTCTAAAGCTTAAATAAATGATCTAGGTGGAAAAAGGGGCGGAGGGAGCTGGCTCTCTGTAAGTCAGGGTATTGCGGAGGATACCTCTGATCTTGTGTCTGGGTTTGCAACTATTGGCGATGGAGTGAGTGAATCAGTTGACTATCCGAATGAGTATTGGGACTCTGATGAATATGACGACGATGACGATGTTGGCTACATGAGACAACCTATTGAAGATGAGACTTGGTTTCTAGCTCATGAAATCGATTATCCTAGTGACAATGAAAAGGGAACAGCAGGGCATGGGAGTGTCCCAGACCCGCAAGAAAGAGGTCCTACCAAAGATGAGGACGATGATCAATCTTTTGCTGAGGAGGATTCCTACTTCTCTGGAGAGAGATACTTTCAATCTAAAAGTGTTGATCCGGTTACAGCTTCAGATGATCCAATGGGGCTTTCAGTGAATGAAATGTACAGGAGGACTGATGAAAATGATTTGATGGCTCGGTATGATGGACAATTGATGGATGAAGAGGAATTGAATTTGATGCGTGCTGAACCTGTGTGGCAAGGTTTTGTCACTCAGTCAAATGAACTCATCATGATAGGGGAGGGAAAACTTCTGAATGAGTGTGGAAGGCCTCGGCGGGATGATATTTGTACGGATGATGATCATCATGGTTCAGTGAGATCTATTGGTGTGGGAATCAATAGTGATGCTGCCGATATGGGCAGTGAAGTCCGAGAAAGTTTGGTTGGTGGTAGTAGTGAAGGGGACTTGGACTACTTTCATGATCATGATATTGTTGTTGGTGGCTCCAGGCATTTAGTACATGATTCAGATAAGAAATGTCTTGACCGATCAAGCAGGGGTAAAAGCAGTATAAGTAAACACGACACTGTCAAATATATAACGGGAAATGACAAGGTTGCAAGTAAACAGGTACAAAAAGGCCTTACAGATGGAGGATTTTCATTTCCTCCTCCGAGAGATGGGCAATTGGTGCAGAAAGGATCTAGTAAATCTTTGTGGTCCAACAAGTGCAATGCTGTTACGGGTGACGAAACCGATGATTGTTTGAATGCTCCGATTGGGCCAGATGACATGCTTTCTTCATGGAGACGGAAAAGCAGCGACTCTTCACCTGTTGAGAGTTCAAGGGATGAAAACAATGGCAACCTCATGGGATCAGCAAATTCTACACCATCAACACTCTCAGATTATGAGTATGCTGAAAAAGAGCATGTCAAGAAAGAAGAGGATGGAAATGCTGCTTGTATAACGGAGGAAGAGCTGGGGGCGTCAATGGAGGATGAAGAGGCAGTCGCTGTGCAAGAGCAAGTAAAGCAAATAAAGGCTCAGGAGGAGGAGTTTGAAACCTTCAATCTTAAGATTGTCCACAGGAAAAATAGGTCAACCCTTGCTCATATATGAATCTGCTTGAACTACAACATAATTACTCCTGGTTTTCGTGATGTAGGACAGCATTGTGAATTTTGTTTTATGGTTTTAAAAGTTGCACCAAAAAGGAACAGCATTGAGAAAGAAAATACAGTTTTTGGTGGCTGTTCTAGGGCTGTTTTGGCACTCTAAATAATATCCTGGAGCATTACCTGTGGACATTAAGTTTGCTGGTTGTATCCCTGAATTAAAGAATGCCAGGAATCCCTCGTGGTGCTTTTCAGGCATCACAACCATGGTAGAATTGCATCACACAACTCAAAAGAAAGCTTTGAAGCTCTGAAATTTATCTAAAATATCCACTCTATTAATACATAGCTTTACATAGACTTGGAGACTTTCTAAGCCAACTAGAACTAGGACTTTGAGAGAGATAAAACGAAAGTATTTGGAAGGAAAAATGAGGGATTATAAAGTAAAGACATATAAAAGAAGAGACAAAGTGGCTACCTAGACGGATTAGCTCTACATATTCAATGATACAAGGCTCGTTTGGCTTTGCAGCCTTTTTTCAGTTCCcattttggatttgattttcttgtccCTCATTTTTTCTGTTAATTTTAGTTTCCAAAGACTTGGAAAATAATTTGAACACTTCCTTCGAGGTGTCATGGTGTCATGTTTTCCGGATGTTCTAGAAAGTAGTTTCTGGTAACCCTTTCAAAATGTGTTGcttgtatcgtttttgtttcTCATGTCGTgaatggaaaacaaaatcaaatggGCCCTTTAATGTTGTTAGCGCAAACGGGGAAACACAATTATCATCTCCACATTTATTCCTCCCAAATCTCTTAAggtttttagaaacaaaaagaaatgattAAATGCTTGAGTTAGTTATAACGGttgaacaaaatcaaacaaaacggAACGGACTTGGAATAAAGgttcctcaaaaaaaatttcatttgaaaTTTGTTGTTTACAGCATAGTTGCAATGAATGCGTTTGAACATTGCAAGATTGCTACTCCTTTTTGTATAGTAATCCAGTAGTTTTACAACATTGAGTTAATATTTCTGGTATTATTGCTACCTTCATGTTTTTACATTCTATAACATGAGAGCACCCATCCTTGGACCTTGATCCTATTTCGATGGGAATAAGGTTCTAACGTGAGCTGCAGAATCTGCTCTTGGAATCAGAATTGTTTCTGTTGTGGGCGATCCCGGCAAGTAAGGGATAACCGTACGTTTTGGGTGGAAATTCCTCCTATCAGAATGTTGCCTTTTTAGTTCTCTAGCTTTGCTGTAGAGATCTTCCTATCTTtgctttccttttctcttttcatgCCACCATCAAAAAGGGTTATCCACTCTTTCAATTCATCTTTTTCACTGCTTTTTCTGTTCAGAATCTACCTCGTTTTGTTTCCTGAGATTTGTGTTTGTTGCTCAGAACTGGCTTTGAGGAGGACAAAAATTTCCATGTTGTTTTAAATTCAGTCATAGCTGGGCGCTATCATGTTACCGAGTATCTTGGATCAGCTGCATTCAGCAAAGCCATTCAAGCTCATGACCTTCATACCGGTATGGATGTTTGTGTAAAGATTATAAAGAACAACAAAGATTTTTTTGACCAAAGTCTAGATGAGATAAAGCTACTCAAGTTCGTCAACAAGCACGATCCTGGTGACAAATACCATCTTCTCCGATTGTATGACTACTTTTATTATCGAGTAAGTGAATTTAGCGGTTGGCATGTTCTTCTGTCTTGGTTATTTTATTTCTACATTATTTAGGTGTTACTTGCTTGTTTATATTCCTCGTGTACCTTCTGCAGTTTGTCTATCCTTTGCCTGTCTTGGCAGGCGATTTAGGTTCGGTGCTCATTGTGTGGTTGGTGCTTGGTATTACACACACCATTGGTGTAGTTCATTCTTGGTAGATCTGCCTTTTACCTCCACCTGTCCGCCATAAACCCTGTTCTTTAGTACAAGTCAATACTTGTCTCTAATGTTAAGACTTGACAATGTCCAAGTTTGCGCTTAGAGCCATTTTAGTGAGAACACTATGACAAATCATTTCTTTGGAGTGATCTGCCGAGGAAGCAATTTTGGATCGAATTCTGCCTTGTGATCAATAGTTCTAACCCTTCACAGCATCACACAAGTGGATCTTTTAAATTATTCTTGAATCTTGATACTGCTTGTAACTTCCCGATGAATAGGTTCACAATCAGTCCCCAATTGCTGGAGACAAAAGTCTTGCTTTGGTTTTATTATCTTAAGTTTTAAGAGTAGGAAATCATCTGCCCATTATTTCTCCTCCGATTCTTGTTCTTCATCTTTTGTTAGGAACTTAGGAATTAGGAGGGTCTAATCACAGAGGGTTCTAGAGAATCTAATTAATAGGGTGTAACTTGCTATGTTTACGAGTACCAGTTTGTAATGGTTAAGGCTAGGATGTCCTTATGTGTATTGGGAAAGGGATGAAAAGGCTTCCCGTCTTGTTCTTGTTTGATTGAAGATGGATATTATGAAGAGTGGATATCTACTCAGCAAAGAAGGTGCAGTAACAAAATGGTATTTGAACCATGGCCTCTTTCAATGTTATCTACAAGTGGAGCCTTTTTGGTCAAGTATAGCTATGAAGTAGACTCGAGTTTGTGCACGTCTTAATTCTTCATTGAAAGGGTAGAAGACTGGTCTGGCCTTTTATGGGGCAAATTTTTTGCGCATCAAGATTATACTTGAACATATTAGCGGATCAAGAGCTTGGACTGAAATTCAACATTATCATTGGACTGAAACGGAGTCCTGAAATTTACTCCAGAGCTTGGAGGAGGCCAGATTAGCGCATCCAAATCATCATTGGACTGGAACTCTGTCCTGGCATGCCCGCATTATCTCCTATGTGAACAATAGGCAGAATTCTGTCCTTACCCTTATTGTATCCTCTCTGAAGCAGGGGAGGGAACAATTTTTGGCACGCGTGGTTGGAAAATTAGGTATTGCTAAAAAGCATGGCTCTCTAGGTCGAGGGAAGAATGCAGTTATATAGGATGATTCAGGAGAAAGTTCAGGATCGCTGTCCCACTCCATCCCATCCTGCAAGGCTCTCAAGAGGATCTTTGAAAGGTGGCAGGAGCCATGAAGGATTACATTGTTGCAGCTAACATGGAATTATCCCAGGAATTGTCAGTCTTTATGAACCCCCCCTGCAGGGGAGAAAGGAATCTGAGGATGATTTGGCAAACATCGTCAAGTAGATGATGGGCCCCATTAGGAGATGTTGTTTACATCTGCACCAAGTAGTGCTCCAGTATACACAGAAATTAACATATACAGATATGTAGATGACTTTGTGAAATGATTTTGGGGAGTTTTTTTGGCAGGATAATTGAATAGAAAAACGTTGCATACCTACCTCTAGGCGACTCCAGCAAGTTTTCTGTCCCCTCTGTTCCTGCCTCTTCATCTCTTCTACTTGTTCTCTGCATTTCCCCCCTCCATTGGTTCCACACCACTTTGGTGTTGGAGCAAAAGATCTTTAAGTCAACGTTGTGAAAGTTGAAGAATGATGAAACTCGAGGTCAAGTTGGTccaagaagagagagattgatgtAGTCAAGTTGGTCTAGAAACGAGAAGATTAAAAAACAGCTTTGTAATTTTGGTTGATTATTGTGTAAGGACTTTGGAtacttacaaaaaaatttgcagtattttcttttttcaaggaGTTTTAGTTGCTATAGCTACAGGATCTAAGCTCTGTTAGGTCTATATGCTGGATAGGAAGAGTTTCCACGTTTTTACAAATTACAAGTTGTTAGGAGTTTCTTAAGCCCATAAATAGGCTATCTTGCGGCAAATTGAAGTTGGCCTTAAATATATGAATATCATACatattaatttgatttttcttttgctctttcttcttcatcaaCCTTAACTTGTTTCTCTtctcttattctttcttgttttctttctcctctttAATCCGCAACCAGTAGATGAAAGCAGGAAGCGGCATCTCCTCGTTGACACTTTTAGACTTTCTTGATCAgtgcaagtattttttttgaggaTTCAAGAGATAACTCAAAAAAGGACTAGATGCCGCTAGGTATGGTTGTAGGTTGGCTCCTGACTCTTCCTTGGTTCAGATTGCTGACATTGAGGGATTACTGACTGGTTACAAGAAAGGCAACCAATGGGTTTGTGTTGCTCATAGTGAAAGGTATTGGCGGAACAAGAAATTTAGAGTGCTCAAGGGATGAGCCCATTATACTCTGAGCTGATGAAGGAAATTCTAAAAGAGAATACTACCTAATAAAGGAGGCATGTAAGTGACCAACAGATTAATTCAGGGATAGCTCCCTCACGTATGAATAATTACCAAGATAAGTTTGTGGAATTAAAGTTTGGAATAAAAGAGGAACCTTGGATAACACACAGTCACCAAGTTCATAGATGTCTTGAGACCAAGAAATGAGAGAGGTCAATTTCTAATCCCCTCACAAATTGGACAGTCTTTCTGTACACTTCAATGGGGAACTAAATGAGCCGAAGAGAGATACTCCACGTATGGTAAGAGATTTATACTAAGGTACAGAGACTTCATCATTTTGGGGTGTCAAATGTATTCCAGAGTTTTTGTCATGCTTTAACCATAGGGTCCATTTGATTAGAGAGAAAATTATGCTTCAAAGTGAAagtgagagagatttttttttttgtaagaatcTTGCAAGAAAATATTTATAGTTACTAACTTACCCTTAACATACAGTATGGATCATCATGATAGGAAAGGAAAAATTGTGGGCGTAATAGGAAGGGTCAGAAGTGGTTGgccataagaaaataaaaaatttcttgtgTGTTTAGTTAGAAAGTGGAAGCTATGTAACCATGCTTAaatggtttcattttttttatagttttcaTGCTAATCAAAGGTCAGACAAATGTTCTTGCAATTTATGTCATTTTCATTCTAATCAAGCGTTCTCTTAGGCTTTTGGTTACCTTCATTCTAAGAGGAGGTCAATGAACTTATTACGTATTCTCATGAGtgttttactctctctctctctctctctctctctctctctctctctctctctctctctcaacaacaacaacaacaacaaaatttaAAACTCCTCTAAAAATAAGTGTAAAGTAATGATTACGCTTCTTTTAAGGGATTAAAAAACATCTAGGCTATCCTCACACGATTGCTTGCTTGCTTGCTTTAGTTTGAATGCATCTGCCTGTTATGCATGACTCGTGTCATTGTCATGTGGATGCCGTTTTGTGTAGTGTATCAATACGGTGTTGCATGGTTTTATCTGTATCTTGCTGTCACGTATGATCAAGTACTGGTGTATGACGGTGGTTCGTGTGTACAGGAGCATTTATTAATCGTATGTGAGCTTCTCAAGGCGAATTTGTACGAGTTTCATAAATTTAATAGAGAATCTGGAGGCGAGGTTTACTTCACAATGCCAAGACTTCAGGTTTGGGTTGTGGTTGTTTTGTTCTGAGGGCATTTTTTTTCCCGGTCAAATGGAAATTCTGAGGGCATTTATGCCACTAACAACATGCTGGGTAATGACTTGCTTTTCAATTGTTCTTTGCAGTCCATTACCATCCAGTGTCTGGAAGCACTTCGATTCTTGCATGGCCTTGGTCTGATACATTGTGATCTGAAACCTGAGAATATTTTGGTGAAGAGCTACAGTAGATGTGAAGTGAAAGTCATTGATCTTGGAAGTAGTTGCTTTGAAACAGATCATCTCTGCTCCTACGTTCAATCTCGCTCATATCGGGCACCAGAGGTTATTTTGGGACTTCCTTACGGTAAAAAAATAGATATCTGGTCACTTGGCTGCATCCTGGCGGAGCTTTGTACTGGCAACGTGAGTTCTTTTCATTCATTAGTTATTGACTATGATTGTTAGCTAGATTCTTACTGCTCCTGCTAACTCCCATGACCCTGCAGTCATTTTATGGCTTAACACCTCTTTCTGTTCTTGGAGAAACTGAAGAAAATACATCTGATGACCCTCCCTAAACTATTTACCCTACTAGATTATGATtatacaaaaaaagagaaaaaagaaaagaaggaagtCTTCCTTACCCCAAAAGTTTCAATATGTCCGCTTTGCATCTATGAATGCCATCTGCAATCCTCATAAGTagtctatttctttttttccatgaGCTAAAGTTGCAAATTTCGAAGCCTTCCTCACCTACTTGACGCAAAAATAACCAACAATCAATCAACTGAGAAAATAATGCCGGCCTATTTGATTAAAGCCTTCCTGACCCCACTTGACATACACGACTTATGGCAGAAATGGAGAGAATCATGCTCAACATATCCCATGCCACCTTTCCTTGCATAAGCAACAGCCATTAGGCAAAGGAAAAGGTGGCGAAAAGccctgtttttttgtttcttttttgggcGCATCAAAAATTAAAGGGAAAGCCCGTTTGCCTGGAAAATGTTTGTGCTAAGAATGACATCTGGAAAATGTTTGTTTCTTTCTATTCTCCAAAAGGGGGATATAGAAGTTTGATATTGCATTTTTTCAGCAATAATGTTCACAGTTTTTGAAACTTGCCAGTGAGTTCACTTGTGTAACTTTCTGCTGTTCTTGAATATTCAGATATCTTTGTTAATTATCTACATGGCTTTGATTTCAGTCTTTATGGCCTCATTCAGCACTTTCATGAAGACAGTACTGAGTTTTATGCTATGTCATATGCATTCTTTAAGGAAATCACTTCTGTTCATTGTTTTCCTGCTTTTCTTTTCAAGGATTAATCCTTATTGACCATTTATTGTACTGATTcggagaatgagagagaaagagaaagggggaATCACCAGTTAATCCATATTGTGATTCCTTTCTTGATTCATTAGAATGCCTAGGATACAATAAAATGTGGAGATGTTAGGTTTTGATGCTTGGGATTATGCTTTATCCCATAAATGTGAATTAGCAATAAAGGCAATAATGGCTGGTAGCATATGTGAAGAACATAATAGTATGGAATTGCTGTATGGAGGATAGGACAAACAGGATAACATGAGTACAAGTGACATGTTTTCGGCGTAGAAGTCAAATTAAGAATCAAATTCTGAATTGGAATTACCAATTTCTATCTTATGAAACGGAGATGCATGGTGTAACAGATAGACCCTTGTCTCTATGCCAAGAGATGTGGTTCTGAGCCTTGACGTGATGTATGACCGCTGATCCTAAGGTACACACTACTTTCAGGCAGGCGAAATCTCAAAGTCCTTTTATCCAAATGTTGGGGTAAATGATGTCTCATAATTGTCGCTCTTTTAATCTAAATTTCGTTGTCTTTTCACATCTTCTGGGGAAGATAAAGGTTACCAGAACCTACTTAcccacacacacagacacacaaaaaaaaaaaaatgttattttagCTCGGCATTTTCTTCCCACTATTGGGGCCTTTAGATGTACAagagtttcatttggtttgactTCAAAAAAGGTACTTTTACGGGCCTCTACACAATGAATGTTTCATTCAGCCTTTATTATTGGGAGATGTTTGTACGCATTTAACATTTTTGGATGTCCTGGGATATGGCTGATTTTTTGTTGCAGTTTTTTCTTAGTCTTTGCAGTTGCCCAAAGAgggattttgtttttcaattctGTTGGGCCTCTAGATAagaattgctttttttttttttttttaaaccttttgCCAATTCCAAACACTTCAGCGGATAATGATTTAGGGCCTCGTAAAAAGGATTGCCTAAAGCATTGGTCACTCTGTTCTGGTCGGATGTCACATTATTGATTGTGCTATTCTTTATGACAATCCATGGATACTAGTACTTCTGGGTACTAAGAGATATGAACACAAGATCAATCATACAATgtgttcaaaaatttaaatcacCGAAGTGAGATCAATTTGATTTGATACAGTCATTCATGAGATACCTTCTTTGAGTAGAAGGAAGATGTTAAATTGGAATTGATTGCTTGCTGTATCGATGCATATCATGCAACACCATTGTAGGGGTCTGGAATAACCAGCTCAGTGGGCGACCAAGCCACGAGATTTAGTCATGGCCATTCGGTCTCGTGGTGGGCCAGGTATGACGGTTCGATCATGGACATTAAGCTCGGCGAAAGGCCGGGATAGGACCCCTCAATCCTATCTGACTTGGTCAGGGAGATGGCTGGACTTCTAGGTTTGGTCCTACACGGTTCGGTGACCGTGGCTCGGGAAAACCTTACGTGCCAGCTCGCCCATGCGTCTGTAACTGCCTTTTCCAGAGTGACTGATATGATGTCATCCAAAGCGGTTATAAGCGAGATAATCAGGGACGCACATGAGAGAGAGTCCATGTTCATGGTTGTTAATCGCCTTATTTGCTACATGAGGGGTGACGTTAGTCGGTGTAcgaacttggagagcaagtcacgTCACAACCCTCTATATAAAGGGAAGGATGGAACCCTAATGACGTACACACTCTTCTTCACCCAAAACCTAATCCTTTCACACTTCTCCTGCACTTtctgacttgatcgtcggagggtcattCTGGTGTCCGACCTGATTGGCCTTTAGTCATGTGCTACCTATGCAGGTTAGGTTCAGAAGGCTAGGACCACCCAGTCACTGAACCAGAGGCTTAGGAGAGATTACTCAATCTTGATCGACAACCCCACAGTTGGTGAACCCAACATGAACAAACCCAGATCCACGGCTGTTCCAATCAAATCCCTCTAATACCTCTCTTCCCCGTTCAGATCTATCTCAGTGTGCGGCGAAAATGGGTGGCAAATTGACCGATGTTGGTGTCTCTGGCCTCAAGAACACCACCCCCACTCCTCTGATCGGCAGCCTTGTCTCTATGTCCATTCCTCCTAGAGAGGGCCTCTCTCCCTCCAGACTCGACGATGGCGTACAGCCAGTTACTGAAAAAACGATTGGACGAGGACACGGACATAGCCCTCCTCAAGGTTGAAATGGGAAGGTTGAAGGAGGCGTTCAACAAAGCCTCCTCATCGGCCTCGAAATCTGGCATCGGAGGAAGGCGGCGCGAAAGGCTCCCACCTCCTTCACAACTGAATCCCCAAGAAGAACAGCCCTACTATGGCTTGGCTAAAGATCAAGTCGCTCCACCCATCGAGAATGGCCGTACGGCGAGCATTGTTGTTTATAGACAACAGACGCCCTCCACTGAGCAATTCCACTGTGCATTGCTAGGATAGTAGGCGAGCCTGGGCTGTAGAAGGGCTGGAAGCGTTTCGGTTGCCAGCTCTTACTCCAC
This DNA window, taken from Rhododendron vialii isolate Sample 1 chromosome 8a, ASM3025357v1, encodes the following:
- the LOC131335990 gene encoding uncharacterized protein LOC131335990 isoform X1 translates to MAESSSVDVILEFLRRNKFTRAEAALRGELGSRPDLNGLIEKLTIEEKNSGKLLENMDKRALENQGTSNSSCREVSKELIVKEIECGTGRNGTESKWESSSNIGTRNKLNESIGASGKQFTFSQSSKDNGLDLYSWNINPSNGPVDLYQTDGSGNKSLSELQVTSRSRLPSAEASDAGKANVKAEEGISVSGEMTTLWVGSSSKPSVDESSLAGKLKELDKQNEISGVPSRDNFVDNPWSRSNYSANSSTVLWKDCSIKTVFPFSKLEASTNYKSASVVDQKEVKRRTEISEIRAAIKEQVDEVGRALYFGKPQLGSEEKDIGSLGVPLAPENQKEELPRLPPVKLKSEDKASLSIHWDEKVDRDEPGSKITAADNAFLIGSYLDVPVGQEISSSGGKRGGGSWLSVSQGIAEDTSDLVSGFATIGDGVSESVDYPNEYWDSDEYDDDDDVGYMRQPIEDETWFLAHEIDYPSDNEKGTAGHGSVPDPQERGPTKDEDDDQSFAEEDSYFSGERYFQSKSVDPVTASDDPMGLSVNEMYRRTDENDLMARYDGQLMDEEELNLMRAEPVWQGFVTQSNELIMIGEGKLLNECGRPRRDDICTDDDHHGSVRSIGVGINSDAADMGSEVRESLVGGSSEGDLDYFHDHDIVVGGSRHLVHDSDKKCLDRSSRGKSSISKHDTVKYITGNDKVASKQVQKGLTDGGFSFPPPRDGQLVQKGSSKSLWSNKCNAVTGDETDDCLNAPIGPDDMLSSWRRKSSDSSPVESSRDENNGNLMGSANSTPSTLSDYEYAEKEHVKKEEDGNAACITEEELGASMEDEEAVAVQEQVKQIKAQEEEFETFNLKIVHRKNRTGFEEDKNFHVVLNSVIAGRYHVTEYLGSAAFSKAIQAHDLHTGMDVCVKIIKNNKDFFDQSLDEIKLLKFVNKHDPGDKYHLLRLYDYFYYREHLLIVCELLKANLYEFHKFNRESGGEVYFTMPRLQSITIQCLEALRFLHGLGLIHCDLKPENILVKSYSRCEVKVIDLGSSCFETDHLCSYVQSRSYRAPEVILGLPYGKKIDIWSLGCILAELCTGNVLFQNDSPATLIARVIGIIGPIEQDMLAKGRDTYKYFTKNHMLYERNQDTSRLEYLIPKKTSLRHRLPMGDQGFIDFVAHLLEINPKKRPSASEALKHPWLSYPYEPISS
- the LOC131335990 gene encoding uncharacterized protein LOC131335990 isoform X2, which gives rise to MAESSSVDVILEFLRRNKFTRAEAALRGELGSRPDLNGLIEKLTIEEKNSGKLLENMDKRALENQGTSNSSCREVSKELIVKEIECGTGRNGTESKWESSSNIGTRNKLNESIGASGKQFTFSQSSKDNGLDLYSWNINPSNGPVDLYQTDGSGNKSLSELQVTSRSRLPSAEASDAGKANVKAEEGISVSGEMTTLWVGSSSKPSVDESSLAGKLKELDKQNEISGVPSRDNFVDNPWSRSNYSANSSTVLWKDCSIKTVFPFSKLEASTNYKSASVVDQKEVKRRTEISEIRAAIKEQVDEVGRALYFGKPQLGSEEKDIGSLGVPLAPENQKEELPRLPPVKLKSEDKASLSIHWDEKVDRDEPGSKITAADNAFLIGSYLDVPVGQEISSSGGKRGGGSWLSVSQGIAEDTSDLVSGFATIGDGVSESVDYPNEYWDSDEYDDDDDVGYMRQPIEDETWFLAHEIDYPSDNEKGTAGHGSVPDPQERGPTKDEDDDQSFAEEDSYFSGERYFQSKSVDPVTASDDPMGLSVNEMYRRTDENDLMARYDGQLMDEEELNLMRAEPVWQGFVTQSNELIMIGEGKLLNECGRPRRDDICTDDDHHGSVRSIGVGINSDAADMGSEVRESLVGGSSEGDLDYFHDHDIVVGGSRHLVHDSDKKCLDRSSRGKSSISKHDTVKYITGNDKVASKQVQKGLTDGGFSFPPPRDGQLVQKGSSKSLWSNKCNAVTGDETDDCLNAPIGPDDMLSSWRRKSSDSSPVESSRDENNGNLMGSANSTPSTLSDYEYAEKEHVKKEEDGNAACITEEELGASMEDEEAVAVQEQVKQIKAQEEEFETFNLKIVHRKNRTGFEEDKNFHVVLNSVIAGRYHVTEYLGSAAFSKAIQAHDLHTGMDVCVKIIKNNKDFFDQSLDEIKLLKFVNKHDPGDKYHLLRLYDYFYYREHLLIVCELLKANLYEFHKFNRESGGEVYFTMPRLQSITIQCLEALRFLHGLGLIHCDLKPENILVKSYSRCEVKVIDLGSSCFETDHLCSYVQSRSYRAPEVILGLPYGKKIDIWSLGCILAELCTGNVLFQNDSPATLIARVIGIIGPIEQDMLAKGRDTYKYFTKNHMLYERNQDTSFTACIFAAYFYSQLGVLFITSGHQQTGIPNP